The Malus domestica chromosome 13, GDT2T_hap1 genome includes a window with the following:
- the LOC114820568 gene encoding serine carboxypeptidase-like 34 isoform X1 — MAFSSSFPLNIILLYLLAFSICCATRTLGARLHQHHDHMRQQKADQVTGLPGQPPVSFKHYAGYVTVNQTHGRALFYWFFEAINNPQDKPLLLWLNGGPGCSSIGYGAMEELGPFFPQNDTKPKLKFNPYTWNNAANLLFLESPVGVGFSYTNTSQDIRELGDTITAEDSYNFIINWFQRFPQYKFHDFYISGESYAGHYVPQLSELVFDRSKENRINFKGFMIGNAAIDDETDQKGLIDYAWDHAVISDRLYHDIQKECDFSKQNISKQCNKLLDEYFDVYYIIDMYSLYTPRCLSNGSSSTSRQSRTIQGAPTLFSRADVRQKRPAGYDPCTSDYSFVYLNRPDVQKALHANVTKISYPWSHCNDNITFWKDAPPSILPVIGKLVAGGLRVWIYSGDTDGRVPVTSTRYALKKLGLKINEDWTPWYNNQQVGGWRVVYDGLMFVTIRGAGHEVPVFAPRQSLLLVEHFLANQKLPSKPF, encoded by the exons ATGGCTTTTTCTTCTTCGTTTCCTTTGaatattattcttctttatttgctTGCTTTTAGCATATGTTGTGCTACTCGAACCCTAGGCGCTAGACTGCATCAGCATCATGATCATATGAGACAGCAAAAGGCAGACCAGGTGACTGGACTCCCCGGCCAGCCTCCGGTGAGCTTCAAGCATTACGCCGGATATGTTACCGTCAACCAGACTCACGGAAGAGCACTCTTCTATTGGTTctttgaagccatcaacaaccCTCAAGATAAACCCCTCCTCCTTTGGCTTAATGGAG GGCCTGGATGTTCATCAATTGGATACGGAGCAATGGAGGAGTTAGGCCCTTTCTTCCCTCAAAATGACACCAAACccaagctcaagttcaacccTTACACCTGGAACAATG CTGCCAATCTGTTGTTTTTGGAGTCTCCTGTTGGAGTCGGATTTTCTTACACCAATACTAGTCAAGATATTAGGGAGCTTGGCGATACAATTACCG CTGAGGATTCCTACAATTTTATCATCAACTGGTTTCAACGGTTTCCACAGTACAAGTTCCATGACTTCTACATTTCTGGAGAGAGCTACGCAG GGCATTATGTTCCACAGCTTTCTGAGCTGGTTTTTGACAGATCCAAGGAGAATCGTATCAACTTCAAGGGATTCATG ATTGGTAACGCAGCAATAGATGATGAAACAGATCAGAAGGGATTGATTGATTATGCGTGGGATCATGCTGTGATCTCTGATCGCTTGTACCATGATATTCAGAAGGAATGCGACTTCAGCAAACAAAACATATCAAAACAGTGTAACAAGCTGCTAGATGAGTACTTTGATGTGTACTATATCATAGACATGTACAGCTTGTACACCCCTAGGTGCCTCAGTAACGGTAGCAGCAGCACCAGCAGACAATCCCGTACGATTCAAGGTGCTCCCACTCTGTTTTCCAGAGCC GACGTACGGCAAAAGAGACCTGCAGGATATGACCCTTGTACATCAGATTACAGTTTTGTGTATTTGAACAGGCCTGACGTTCAAAAGGCACTTCATGCCAATGTCACCAAAATCTCCTATCCATGGTCTCACTGCAA CGATAACATCACGTTCTGGAAGGATGCACCACCATCAATTCTTCCTGTAATTGGAAAGCTTGTGGCTGGGGGTCTCCGGGTTTGGATTTATAG CGGGGATACTGATGGGAGAGTTCCGGTAACATCAACTAGATACGCATTGAAAAAGCTCGGGTTGAAGATTAATGAAGATTGGACTCCTTGGTACAACAACCAGCAG GTTGGCGGGTGGAGAGTTGTGTACGACGGGCTTATGTTTGTGACAATTAGAGGAGCAGGCCATGAAGTTCCGGTTTTTGCACCAAGGCAGTCGCTCCTCCTGGTTGAACACTTCTTGGCTAATCAGAAACTCCCTTCGAAACCTTTCTAg
- the LOC114820568 gene encoding serine carboxypeptidase-like 34 isoform X2, whose translation MEELGPFFPQNDTKPKLKFNPYTWNNAANLLFLESPVGVGFSYTNTSQDIRELGDTITAEDSYNFIINWFQRFPQYKFHDFYISGESYAGHYVPQLSELVFDRSKENRINFKGFMIGNAAIDDETDQKGLIDYAWDHAVISDRLYHDIQKECDFSKQNISKQCNKLLDEYFDVYYIIDMYSLYTPRCLSNGSSSTSRQSRTIQGAPTLFSRADVRQKRPAGYDPCTSDYSFVYLNRPDVQKALHANVTKISYPWSHCNDNITFWKDAPPSILPVIGKLVAGGLRVWIYSGDTDGRVPVTSTRYALKKLGLKINEDWTPWYNNQQVGGWRVVYDGLMFVTIRGAGHEVPVFAPRQSLLLVEHFLANQKLPSKPF comes from the exons ATGGAGGAGTTAGGCCCTTTCTTCCCTCAAAATGACACCAAACccaagctcaagttcaacccTTACACCTGGAACAATG CTGCCAATCTGTTGTTTTTGGAGTCTCCTGTTGGAGTCGGATTTTCTTACACCAATACTAGTCAAGATATTAGGGAGCTTGGCGATACAATTACCG CTGAGGATTCCTACAATTTTATCATCAACTGGTTTCAACGGTTTCCACAGTACAAGTTCCATGACTTCTACATTTCTGGAGAGAGCTACGCAG GGCATTATGTTCCACAGCTTTCTGAGCTGGTTTTTGACAGATCCAAGGAGAATCGTATCAACTTCAAGGGATTCATG ATTGGTAACGCAGCAATAGATGATGAAACAGATCAGAAGGGATTGATTGATTATGCGTGGGATCATGCTGTGATCTCTGATCGCTTGTACCATGATATTCAGAAGGAATGCGACTTCAGCAAACAAAACATATCAAAACAGTGTAACAAGCTGCTAGATGAGTACTTTGATGTGTACTATATCATAGACATGTACAGCTTGTACACCCCTAGGTGCCTCAGTAACGGTAGCAGCAGCACCAGCAGACAATCCCGTACGATTCAAGGTGCTCCCACTCTGTTTTCCAGAGCC GACGTACGGCAAAAGAGACCTGCAGGATATGACCCTTGTACATCAGATTACAGTTTTGTGTATTTGAACAGGCCTGACGTTCAAAAGGCACTTCATGCCAATGTCACCAAAATCTCCTATCCATGGTCTCACTGCAA CGATAACATCACGTTCTGGAAGGATGCACCACCATCAATTCTTCCTGTAATTGGAAAGCTTGTGGCTGGGGGTCTCCGGGTTTGGATTTATAG CGGGGATACTGATGGGAGAGTTCCGGTAACATCAACTAGATACGCATTGAAAAAGCTCGGGTTGAAGATTAATGAAGATTGGACTCCTTGGTACAACAACCAGCAG GTTGGCGGGTGGAGAGTTGTGTACGACGGGCTTATGTTTGTGACAATTAGAGGAGCAGGCCATGAAGTTCCGGTTTTTGCACCAAGGCAGTCGCTCCTCCTGGTTGAACACTTCTTGGCTAATCAGAAACTCCCTTCGAAACCTTTCTAg